Below is a window of Chiloscyllium punctatum isolate Juve2018m chromosome 52, sChiPun1.3, whole genome shotgun sequence DNA.
CAATCGTCAGCAAGCGGCAGTGGAGTTACACGGTAAGAATTTAACAGTGATCACAACATAAATGAAGTACGGGTTTTATACATGTCTAagattaaagttaaaaatcacacaacaccagtttatagtccaacaggtttaattgaaagcacgcAAGCTTTAGGAGCgccgctcctttatcaggtggttgtggaagacACAATTGTAAAACAGAATTTactgcaaaaatttacagtgtgatgtaactgaaattatacattgaaaaatacctagACAAGATGAAAGGCTCAGCAAAcgatcaaggtatttttcaaagtATAATTTCAATGCGCAAACCTACCCGAGATATTAATTGATCTGaatcactcaaatacacactcatGCCATGGGTTACGAAAGTAGAGACCTTTGAATGGGGAAGGTATCACATGGGGAAGGTTTGTTAATCTCCATCTGGTTATTTCACTTCGCAATTTATAACCCTACCGAGTCACGAATGTGACACATTGTAGTATTTGTATTTCACTGACCCGTTCAGGAATTTTGTTCAGTTCTGATTCTGGGACGCTGCGCATGTTTTCATGTCGCGTTCCTTCCATCTGCCTGTTACagacagttcaggcagcaattcCACATTGTCTTCGGGCTAATTACAATCTGGggataatacaaaataacagataaagTGAGATTCTGTCCTTTTATCGTACACTGCATTAGCTTTTAAGATTTTTAAATTGGCGGGGTTGTTTAGATTGATTCACGGCCGGTACAAGTTCGGTTGTTCAGTTTGTCTGGGCTGTTTTAAACCGCGCCTTTCCTCCTGCCTGTTACAGACAGATCAGGCAATGATCCCGCCTCCTGTCTGCGCTGAAACTAACTGGTTTAAAAGAATTACGATAAAATATTAAATTTTGTCTTCTTTGCAGTCGGTGCTTTGCATTTGAATGTTTAATTTAATCTCAGGGTTTGTCAGAGTGAGTTCGGCGGGCATTTTCAAACTGACCAACTGTCATTTCACGTTACCCAATCAGACTCCAACAATCCTTTTCCTGTCTTTTCTGTCCCTTCCGGAGCTGTTTCTCTGTGGGTTGAGGGACAGGGCTGTATCCAATCCCAGCTCTAGGGCGGGCTCTCCATTCCCTTAAACAGGCAGCACCGCAGCAGCCTCAGCATTGACAGCagcagcctgtgtgtgtgttacagagagttggAGAGAATGGCCCGAACCAAGCAGACAGCGCGCAAATCCACCGGAGGGAAAGCTCCCCGCAAGCAGTTGGCGACCAAAGCGGCCCGCAAGAGCGCTCCGGCCACGGGCGGAGTGAAGAAGCCTCATCGCTACAGGCCCGGCACGGTGGCTCTGCGGGAGATCCGCCGCTACCAGAAATCCACCGAGCTGCTGATCCGCAAACTGCCCTTCCAGCGGCTGGTGCGAGAGATCGCTCAGGACTTCAAGACCGACCTGCGCTTCCAGAGCTCGGCGGTGATGGCCCTGCAGGAGGCCAGCGAGGCTTACCTGGTGGGACTGTTTGAGGACACCAACCTGTGCGCCATCCACGCCAAGCGGGTCACCATCATGCCCAAAGACATCCAGCTGGCCCGCCGGATCCGCGGGGAGCGCGCCTAAACGGAACCTGACCGGACCGGCACATTcaccccgagagagagagagaaagacacaaagGCTCTTTTCAGAGCCACTAAACCATCCAGAGAGAGCGGGAAACGATAGGGGACCTGAGAGCATGCTGTTGCCGCACTAAATTAGTTCTGTTATTACATATACTTTGAAACTAGCCTAACCTGGGGAGGTAGGTGGAAGATACGGCTTTCAGCAGCAGTGATTGGTCCATTTACATGAATGTTTTGTAATTTTCGCACAGTATATTAGGTTGGGGAATGTTATTTCGAATGAAATCTCCTCTCCTCATTGTCTCCCTTGGTATCCCACCAGCTGTAACCACATGGTCACTGTTGGAAAAGCAGCGGGAAAAGTAGTGCCAAATCATCAACCGTTTTCTGTCACATTTGAAAATCCTGCCACGGTGTAGATCAGAGAAGGCCATTTTACAGAAAGCAATGCATTCGTACTTCGTCGTTAATTTGCTTTTCGATGATAAAAGTCAAATTCACACAATCTTTCTTTAGGGTACTGAGTCCAGGAGCTACTTAAAGGATTCGAGATTCTCTTCGGAGGGAAggttcagactcgatgggccgaatgcccTCAATCAGCCCTGTCGGGATTTCATGAACGTTCTTTGCCGTGAACGCGTTGATAACAAACCCTTAGATATTGTTTTAATATCGTGCTCTCTTTATTGCAGAAGCTCCACACGAACTATTCCAATGCGGCAACTGTTCTGGTTCTCGTTTAATCTCGGTTCATTTCGAAAGCTTCTAACCGACAGCCTCatttccatcattcaatcatcatTACCACCCAACAGAACCCGCGCGGAGTTTTGGAAATTGAAAAGTCAGTGTAATGTATCTACCCGTGGATCTGTTTCCCGGGGTTGACCCTCCCAACCGGGGCTTGTAGCTCCTGGTTAAAGAATAACTTGAGcaaatagagaaaaaaaagaatTCTATGGTGTTTAATAGGCTCCCAAGAGGCAGGTTATAGAGAGCCAGCGCCAAATCATCAACAACTTTCTTTCCAATTCGAAAAGCCCGCCGATTTACAAACAACGGAGTATGTTTTACATTGAAAAAGAGGACGTTGTTCAGAGGAGAATCCATCAATGCTTGTTAATTCGGTTACAAATACGTACttcagacaaagttaaaaatcacacaacaccaggttatagtccaacaggtttaattggaagcactagctttcggagcgtcgctccttcatcaggtggatgtctctgaaagcgagtgcttccagctaaacctgttggactataacctggtgttgtgtgatttttaactttgtacaccccagtccaacaccggcatcataCTTCATACAATCTCTCTCGCTCATCCATTTGCCTAACAGCATCTTTCTATTTTTTTGCTTTTCTGGACCTGAAGAACTGGCAGAAACACAAAAGAAGCGGCAATATGCAATTAATCTCTTCATTTCACATTTCATGTTGATTAAACATCACAGAACGTTCTACCGGCTGAGCATATTAATCGGCTTTAGACAATATTTTAATATCGCCCAGCCCTTTGGCACTAGTTCTGACATCAGCAAAAGCTCCCCATTTGCTATCCCAGTCCTGCAGTTGCTCTGGTTTGATCTCGCTCCATTTTGAAAATCTCTCGCCCACAGCAGAAAGCTTCATTTACTGCAATCTGAAATCAGAtaaaacagagtcatagagatgtcaagcatggaaacagaccctttggtccaacccgtccatgctgaccagatatcccaaaccaatctagtcccacctgccagtttaagaagggtggtaaggacaagccggggaactatacaccagtgagcctgatgtcggtggtgggcaagttgtttgagggaatcctgagggataggatgtacatatatttggaaaggcaaggactgattagggatagtcaacatggctttgtgcgtgagaaatcatgtctcacaaacttcattgaatgttttgaagaagtaacaaagaaaattgatgaggatagagcggtagatgtgatctatatggacttcagtaaggcgttcgacaaggttccccacgggagactgataacaaggttagatctcatggaatacagggagaactagccatttggatatagaactggctcaaaggtggaagacagagtgtggtggtggagggttgtttttcaaactggaggtctgtgaccagtggagtgccacaaggattggtgttgggtcttctactttttatcatgtacataaatgatttggatgcgagcataagagatacagttagtaagtttgcatatgacatcaaaattggaggtctagtggacagcaaagtggattacctcagattacaacaggatcttgaccagatgggccaatgcgctgagaagtgatagatggagtttaattcagataaaagtgacgtgctgcattttgggaaaggaaatctcagcaggacttatgcacttaatggtaaggtcctagggagtgttgctgaacaaagagaccttggagtgcaggttcatagctctttgaaaatggagtcacaggtagataggctagtgaagatggtgtttggtatgctttcttttattgttcagtgtattgagtacaggagttgggaggtcatgttgtggctgtacaggacattggtttggcccctgttggaatattgcatgcaattctggtctccttcctattggaaagatgttgtgaaacttgaaaggggtcagaaaagatttacaagaatgttgccagggttgaaggatttgagctatagggagaggctgaacaggctggggctgtttccctggagcatcagacgctgaggggtgaccttatagaggcttacaaaattatgaggggcatggatagggtaaataggcaaagtcttttccctgggatcagggagtccagaattagagggcataggtttagggtgagaggggaaagatataaaagagacctaaggggcaactttttcacacagagggtagtacgggtatgtaatgagctgccagagaactggtggaggctggtacaattgcatttggatgggtatatgaataggaaggttttggagggatatgggctgggtgctggcaggtgggactagattggattgggatatctggtcggcatggacaggttggaccgaagggtctgtttccatgctatatatctctatgactccatgctaGCAAATGAGACTTGATTAGTTTAGGGTATATGGTCAGTGTGCACTATTTGGATCAAAAGCTGTAAGTCTCTACAACCTAAACGTTACAGGTTGATATCTAGACTCTCATATATACACAGCAAAAACTTGACAGGTGGCATATGACAGATACATAGTCAGAAACCAAAGACTGACAGGTACAAATTAATAACTGCACCCTGAGACACACAGAGCAAAAGCTGACATGCATATACTCATACAGCACTGAAAAGCCCTTCAGGCATTGTGTCACCCACAATAACTACTACTGAAGGTTTgctaatttcctgcacttgtcccatgtCCATTAAtggtatgacatttcaagtgctcatccaaatactttCTCAAGGTTAAAATTTCTGGGCTCCACTGCCTTCCCAAGCAGTATCTTCCAGATTTCCACCACATGCTGAGTGAAAGAGATTTTCCCTCAATATATTTAACCCTTACCCTACACCATAGTGAGAATCCTTATCCTTTACCATATTCTAACTCAATCACCACTTGTGATTAATCGCTCAAACAAGGGAAACAGCTTCTCTGCATGCACCCTGTCCACACGCCTCATAATCTTTCACACCTCAGTCATCTCTGCTCTAGAAAAAAACAATCCAAGCTCATATAGTCTCTACTATTTTGGAAGTAATATTTGTGTTTTGATCCTAATCCCCCATACTGGGTCTGGGGTTAGTACTGCTACTGTCACTGTCGGTTTGTTGTGAATGATTTATTCTGACAACTTGAAGCAGCGCATGCGCGCTGCTGCCCCTTCTCCAAAGCTGATTGTTCCTGTCCAGAGGAGCGCATGCGTGAGGCCCTCCCCCAGCGCTGCCATTGAGGAGCATTGACTCAGTGAGTGCAAGAGGTTTGTTTGAAACAGACCGCAATGGAGAGATCAGCGCCCAGGGAAGGGAGGGAACAGCAGGCTCCTTCCAGCAGCACATCGGGATGGGAGTctgggacacagagggggctcCGAGACCGGGATTGATTCGGGGTGAGTTCAGGGAGAACCGGGGGCTGTTTGTAAGAGGCCGAGCGGAGCAGGAACTGGTCCCGGAACTTGGAGTGAGCGGgctggggggaagagaaaggCCTTTCTCGGGCTGTGTGTGGGCCTGCTGAGGGAGGCAGAGCGGGAAGAAGCTGCTGTGGGACATTCTTGGAGTTTTTAATCCCCTCAACACTGATGGGAATTCATTGTTTGGCTTCTGTTTCACGCTGTTTGTTGATGTTGGGCAGTGAATAATGGAAGCACAGACCATAATTTTGTGACAATCGTATAAAGGACACGTATTAGAGTGAACAGACTTGAAGTTTCGAGTAAAACATTAGACATAACGTCCTTGTTCTTTCCTTCAACAGTTAAGTGTATTGGCAGCTTGCTATTGATATATGTCAGCACTTCAGCTGCTTTAGGAATTCCCATTCATGGATGTGTGCAGATGTTAGTTCTGGATCTCACCCAATTGTTGCAAAGAtgcaaataaaagaaaaggagacAAGGAGCAACTCAGGGAAAGAGTGGAATTGAAACCTGGTTCTGTTTGAATTGCTAGATTTAAAATACCCTAATGATTATTAACTGACACTGATCAGTTTAACCTTGCCTAACTTGACTTATcttgcctacttgtggaacgtttcagagaacacctctgggacacccgcacaaacCAACCCAATCgcaccgtggctgaacactttaactccccctcccactccgtcaaggacatgcaggtccttggcctcctccatcgccagaccatggcaacacgacacctagaggaagagcgcctcatcttccacctaggaaccctccaaccacaagggatgaatgcagatttcttcagctttctcattcccctccccccactttatctcaatcccaaccctcagactcaacaccgccttcttgacctgcaaactTCTTCCCGGCCTCTCCACCCCTACCCTCTCtacggcctatcaccctcac
It encodes the following:
- the LOC140470716 gene encoding histone H3, coding for MARTKQTARKSTGGKAPRKQLATKAARKSAPATGGVKKPHRYRPGTVALREIRRYQKSTELLIRKLPFQRLVREIAQDFKTDLRFQSSAVMALQEASEAYLVGLFEDTNLCAIHAKRVTIMPKDIQLARRIRGERA